The Rhopalosiphum maidis isolate BTI-1 chromosome 1, ASM367621v3, whole genome shotgun sequence genome has a segment encoding these proteins:
- the LOC113561126 gene encoding zinc finger protein 512B-like isoform X1 has protein sequence MKFATALVTLAVVALVRADASTNEKKSAKHEKRSLGEFGLGLSGLGYSSGLSYGSGLGYSSGLKYGSGLGYSSGLGYGSGLSYGSGLGYSSGLKYGSGLGYSSGLGYGSGLSYGSGLGYGSGLGYGSGLGYGSSLGYSAAAAAPLPTTGPIVPISKEVHIINKHAQPVSAPYPVPVTHDVPVPVPHAVPYPVDKPYPVHVPAPYPVPVERPVPYAVDRPVPHPVPSPYPVPVVRDVPVPVSKPYAVPVVKQIPVPVASPVIVPAVHHAAPLVASSYSTGLASSAIGYGSGYGIGHVSPSIGYGLGSSAISYGASSYGAGSLYSGSLGHSSLGLSSYGHGAHGFDYKK, from the exons ATGAAATTC GCAACAGCTCTAGTCACATTGGCGGTCGTAGCCCTCGTCCGGGCCGACGCGTCCACTAACGAAAAGAAATCGGCGAAACACGAAAAGAGAAGTTTAGGAGAATTCGGATTAGGACTTTCCGGTCTCGGCTACAGCTCTGGCCTCAGCTACGGATCTGGTTTGGGCTACAGCTCCGGTTTGAAATACGGTTCCGGGCTGGGCTATAGCTCCGGTCTTGGCTACGGCTCTGGTCTCAGCTACGGATCTGGTTTGGGCTACAGCTCCGGTTTGAAATACGGTTCCGGGCTGGGCTATAGCTCCGGTCTTGGCTACGGCTCTGGTCTCAGCTACGGATCTGGTTTGGGCTACGGTTCCGGTCTAGGCTACGGTTCCGGTCTGGGCTACGGTTCCAGTCTAGGATACTCCGCTGCCGCTGCCGCTCCATTACCAACAACCGGCCCCATTGTACCAATCTCCAAGGAAGTGCACATCATCAACAAACACGCACAACCGGTGTCCGCCCCATACCCAGTGCCAGTAACCCATGACGTACCCGTCCCCGTACCACATGCAGTGCCCTACCCGGTTGACAAACCATACCCAGTACATGTGCCAGCCCCATATCCAGTCCCAGTCGAAAGGCCCGTTCCATACGCAGTCGACAGGCCCGTTCCTCACCCAGTGCCATCGCCTTACCCAGTCCCAGTAGTTCGTGACGTTCCAGTTCCAGTGTCCAAGCCGTACGCAGTTCCAGTAGTCAAACAAATTCCCGTACCAGTAGCTTCTCCAGTCATCGTGCCCGCCGTCCACCACGCAGCACCATTAGTCGCTTCCAGCTATAGCACCGGACTTGCATCTTCCGCAATTGGTTACGGTTCCGGTTATGGAATCGGTCACGTCAGCCCATCAATCGGTTACGGACTCGGATCTTCTGCCATCAGTTACGGTGCATCTTCATACGGTGCAGGTAGCCTGTACAGTGGTTCTTTGGGACACAGTAGCCTAGGTTTATCATCGTACGGACATGGTGCCCATGGTTTCGATTACAAGAAATAA
- the LOC113561126 gene encoding keratinocyte proline-rich protein-like isoform X2 — protein MKFATALVTLAVVALVRADASTNEKKSAKHEKRSLGEFGLGLSGLGYSSGLSYGSGLGYSSGLKYGSGLGYSSGLGYGSGLSYGSGLGYGSGLGYGSGLGYGSSLGYSAAAAAPLPTTGPIVPISKEVHIINKHAQPVSAPYPVPVTHDVPVPVPHAVPYPVDKPYPVHVPAPYPVPVERPVPYAVDRPVPHPVPSPYPVPVVRDVPVPVSKPYAVPVVKQIPVPVASPVIVPAVHHAAPLVASSYSTGLASSAIGYGSGYGIGHVSPSIGYGLGSSAISYGASSYGAGSLYSGSLGHSSLGLSSYGHGAHGFDYKK, from the exons ATGAAATTC GCAACAGCTCTAGTCACATTGGCGGTCGTAGCCCTCGTCCGGGCCGACGCGTCCACTAACGAAAAGAAATCGGCGAAACACGAAAAGAGAAGTTTAGGAGAATTCGGATTAGGACTTTCCGGTCTCGGCTACAGCTCTGGCCTCAGCTACGGATCTG GTTTGGGCTACAGCTCCGGTTTGAAATACGGTTCCGGGCTGGGCTATAGCTCCGGTCTTGGCTACGGCTCTGGTCTCAGCTACGGATCTGGTTTGGGCTACGGTTCCGGTCTAGGCTACGGTTCCGGTCTGGGCTACGGTTCCAGTCTAGGATACTCCGCTGCCGCTGCCGCTCCATTACCAACAACCGGCCCCATTGTACCAATCTCCAAGGAAGTGCACATCATCAACAAACACGCACAACCGGTGTCCGCCCCATACCCAGTGCCAGTAACCCATGACGTACCCGTCCCCGTACCACATGCAGTGCCCTACCCGGTTGACAAACCATACCCAGTACATGTGCCAGCCCCATATCCAGTCCCAGTCGAAAGGCCCGTTCCATACGCAGTCGACAGGCCCGTTCCTCACCCAGTGCCATCGCCTTACCCAGTCCCAGTAGTTCGTGACGTTCCAGTTCCAGTGTCCAAGCCGTACGCAGTTCCAGTAGTCAAACAAATTCCCGTACCAGTAGCTTCTCCAGTCATCGTGCCCGCCGTCCACCACGCAGCACCATTAGTCGCTTCCAGCTATAGCACCGGACTTGCATCTTCCGCAATTGGTTACGGTTCCGGTTATGGAATCGGTCACGTCAGCCCATCAATCGGTTACGGACTCGGATCTTCTGCCATCAGTTACGGTGCATCTTCATACGGTGCAGGTAGCCTGTACAGTGGTTCTTTGGGACACAGTAGCCTAGGTTTATCATCGTACGGACATGGTGCCCATGGTTTCGATTACAAGAAATAA